One window of Phycisphaeraceae bacterium genomic DNA carries:
- a CDS encoding phosphoribosylaminoimidazolesuccinocarboxamide synthase, producing MPDTHTHSSTTSEKDSHSLIGTTSLRLPLIRSGKVRDVYRVPELNQLLLIATDRISAFDVVLPTLLGKYGSGDAPDLCKGQLLTQLSVFWLRWVEQQGLAETHLISHDADDIPDSAFDKSTTTRNQLRGRVMLTRACSVVPIECVVRGYLEGSGWRDYQKTGTVSGVRLPPGLRQCDRLPEPIFTPSTKADPPAHDEPVSYEQACNIVGETTMQTLRDQSLAIYSAASKYALERGIIIADTKFEFGIPIDQPDANPILIDEVLTPDSSRFWPVDQYEPGHAQPSYDKQFVREYLETLVAKNQWNKQPPGPALPDQIVEQTLARYQEAVQTLTARNA from the coding sequence ATGCCGGATACACACACACACTCATCCACAACGTCTGAGAAGGACTCGCACAGTCTCATCGGCACAACCTCGCTCAGACTGCCCCTGATCAGGTCTGGCAAGGTCAGGGACGTCTACCGGGTCCCCGAACTGAACCAGTTGCTGCTGATCGCAACAGACAGAATCAGCGCGTTCGATGTCGTCCTCCCGACACTCCTTGGGAAATACGGATCAGGAGATGCACCGGATCTCTGCAAGGGGCAACTTCTTACACAGTTGAGCGTGTTCTGGCTTCGCTGGGTCGAGCAGCAGGGTCTCGCCGAAACCCATCTCATCTCTCACGATGCAGATGACATCCCCGACAGTGCATTCGACAAATCCACAACGACGCGAAACCAACTTCGTGGACGCGTTATGCTGACACGGGCCTGCAGCGTTGTGCCGATTGAGTGTGTTGTCCGCGGGTATCTTGAGGGGTCCGGCTGGCGGGACTACCAGAAAACGGGTACGGTATCGGGCGTGAGGCTTCCACCCGGGCTGCGCCAATGCGATCGTCTTCCTGAGCCGATCTTTACACCCTCAACAAAGGCCGATCCACCAGCACATGACGAACCAGTTTCATACGAGCAGGCGTGCAACATTGTTGGCGAAACAACTATGCAAACGCTGCGGGATCAATCCCTTGCCATTTACAGCGCAGCAAGCAAGTACGCGCTCGAACGAGGCATCATCATTGCTGATACAAAGTTCGAGTTCGGTATACCTATCGATCAGCCCGATGCCAATCCCATCCTGATTGATGAGGTGCTGACACCTGATAGTTCACGGTTCTGGCCAGTGGATCAATACGAACCCGGGCACGCCCAGCCCAGCTACGACAAGCAGTTTGTCAGAGAGTACCTTGAAACACTCGTCGCAAAGAACCAATGGAACAAGCAACCTCCGGGCCCAGCACTGCCGGATCAGATTGTGGAACAAACACTTGCCCGCTATCAGGAAGCTGTGCAGACACTCACTGCAAGGAATGCATAA
- a CDS encoding endo-1,4-beta-xylanase translates to MTTLTARRLIGAVVRVVPRLRHWYRGCMLRFEFFHTAQNEAAPPGQAGVVYTDLAYLVNQNGQVVPSRVGLRTDNGICRLECEKVGSDPASLAIGVDAKSAQGQNAVAPAPGGMIVEQTTLLPEREEPYSFWLELARRRIMLFLNKLEEWGLVDDPEVSEPMAQLDKARELFTDALVIGRGKPTLTSDTLGKAALAAASHACELLTNLYSRRGTDPESAPGGRMLDSMVRNRSRLTIGCTVSPGRFDELQTKMLERCADFVHVPMTWSKLEPREGKYSFAQTDQWIEWAVLKAKRPVVTGPVLDLRAGVTPDWLSIWENDFETLREMVHDHAKQIVTRYRRTTSRWIATSSIPINEQFHLTYDKMVELTRLVVMVIRKLHPRCEITVDVARPWGQYAASNRDSISPMVYAHLLAQSGVKFDSLGVRIQMNRQRGYRDSAYLAEMLDTCAELDRPVHVTCLGAPGQSSATEPNAWSNAEQASWIERTLRLLASHHTVASVCWQEMMDTEPADMMAYGGLLDMRGQPKPALERLLEFRSQLIAAWRDKDKKNGEDAA, encoded by the coding sequence TTGACTACGCTTACCGCCCGTCGGTTGATAGGGGCTGTTGTCCGCGTCGTGCCGCGATTGAGGCACTGGTACAGGGGTTGCATGCTGCGGTTTGAGTTCTTCCATACGGCACAGAATGAGGCTGCACCGCCGGGGCAGGCGGGGGTTGTCTATACGGATCTCGCGTATCTGGTCAATCAGAACGGGCAGGTTGTGCCCAGCAGAGTTGGGCTCCGGACAGACAATGGGATCTGCAGACTCGAATGCGAGAAGGTCGGAAGTGACCCGGCGTCGCTTGCGATTGGTGTGGATGCAAAGTCAGCCCAGGGACAGAATGCTGTTGCACCCGCTCCAGGCGGGATGATTGTGGAACAGACGACGCTCCTCCCCGAGCGCGAAGAGCCGTACTCGTTCTGGCTGGAACTTGCACGACGTCGCATCATGCTGTTTCTGAACAAGTTAGAGGAGTGGGGACTCGTTGACGATCCCGAGGTCAGTGAGCCCATGGCGCAGCTTGACAAAGCACGCGAACTCTTCACTGATGCGCTCGTCATCGGGCGCGGGAAACCGACACTGACATCAGACACGCTTGGCAAAGCTGCGCTCGCCGCTGCCTCGCACGCGTGCGAACTGCTCACGAATCTCTACTCGCGTCGCGGGACAGATCCTGAATCTGCTCCCGGTGGTCGGATGCTCGACTCGATGGTACGGAATCGTTCGCGTCTCACAATTGGGTGCACAGTCTCACCCGGTCGGTTTGATGAGTTGCAAACAAAGATGCTCGAACGCTGCGCGGACTTTGTGCATGTTCCTATGACATGGAGCAAGCTTGAGCCGCGCGAAGGGAAGTACAGCTTCGCGCAGACGGATCAGTGGATCGAGTGGGCGGTGCTCAAAGCCAAGCGTCCCGTCGTGACAGGCCCGGTGCTCGATCTTCGAGCGGGCGTGACACCGGACTGGTTGTCCATCTGGGAGAACGACTTTGAGACGTTGCGTGAGATGGTCCATGATCATGCGAAGCAGATCGTGACACGCTATCGCAGAACGACATCACGCTGGATTGCTACGTCCTCAATCCCAATTAACGAGCAGTTCCATCTGACCTATGACAAGATGGTCGAGTTGACGCGCCTGGTGGTTATGGTCATTCGCAAACTGCATCCTCGCTGCGAGATCACGGTGGATGTTGCTCGTCCATGGGGGCAGTACGCAGCATCGAACCGCGACTCGATATCGCCGATGGTGTACGCGCATCTGCTCGCACAGTCAGGCGTGAAGTTTGATTCACTCGGCGTGCGCATCCAGATGAACCGGCAGCGTGGGTACCGCGATTCGGCGTATTTGGCAGAAATGCTCGACACATGCGCGGAACTGGATCGCCCTGTGCATGTGACGTGCCTTGGAGCGCCTGGGCAGTCTTCTGCCACGGAACCAAACGCGTGGTCGAACGCTGAGCAGGCATCGTGGATCGAACGTACACTCCGTCTGCTTGCGTCGCATCACACCGTTGCAAGTGTGTGTTGGCAGGAGATGATGGACACCGAGCCCGCTGACATGATGGCCTACGGCGGTCTTCTCGATATGCGGGGTCAGCCGAAGCCTGCGCTTGAGAGGTTGCTTGAGTTTCGGTCACAGCTTATCGCAGCATGGCGAGACAAGGATAAGAAGAACGGTGAGGATGCGGCGTGA
- a CDS encoding ComEA family DNA-binding protein codes for MWCAVGVLGMLCVVSLVWTFVNVPHPLQPLAQTEPQISHAHEAVGSPQSLVDETQQPFRSRAFDRFGESEELDKPHMIVQPSERDGSSGTLRIDLNTATAAELELLPGIGPKLAGKILSDRAEHGLFTSLEDLDRVRGIGEKTIEKIRPFAVVLAESAPSDGG; via the coding sequence ATGTGGTGTGCGGTTGGTGTGCTGGGAATGTTATGTGTTGTTTCGCTGGTTTGGACTTTCGTGAATGTCCCACATCCGCTTCAACCGCTTGCGCAAACAGAGCCACAGATCTCACATGCTCATGAGGCTGTTGGGTCACCGCAATCACTCGTTGATGAGACACAGCAGCCCTTTCGCTCTCGTGCGTTCGACCGCTTTGGAGAATCCGAGGAACTCGATAAGCCGCACATGATTGTCCAGCCATCCGAACGGGATGGCTCAAGCGGTACGTTGCGCATTGATCTGAACACTGCGACCGCTGCTGAACTCGAACTGCTCCCAGGGATTGGCCCGAAGCTTGCTGGTAAGATCCTGAGTGATCGTGCGGAGCACGGATTGTTTACCTCGCTCGAAGATCTTGATCGTGTGCGGGGGATTGGCGAGAAAACGATCGAGAAGATCCGACCGTTTGCGGTTGTTCTCGCGGAATCCGCTCCATCGGATGGTGGCTAA
- the mfd gene encoding transcription-repair coupling factor: protein MEGQTTASASLIGLLQRVDAARSCADALKQGTRTIAMGAAGSSTHFLAGAVATETRQPVVLVVAHGNDAEIAVDELEQAGVRAIHYPALEVLPGESNVSMDLLLARFDASTAVRHLRDQLNNGQQPSQPTVVVCAVQGLMQPIPEMGVSERFMRTVARGQDLPMQQLIQWLADAGYRRLEAIEEPGDFAVRGGIVDIFGPAGRDAIRLDFFGDELDSITELDTETLAAGAKIEQVDLVCAEPDEAVEHTTASSISLLDLLPRNTIGMIAEPMEVTEQARGYFERVIDGKGIFGPPAVFKKLNATCSAIAEVCSFAPVATAADVRVELPVEPLPEFDREIGSAMQMLARESTVSRVMVFCQTPGELQRFGELLAEHAPDYANDIESMLAFVHRGFRLVGDDDTERAMVVPYHELVHRFGVRRKATNLRKSRAMDTFLDFAPGDVVVHAEHGIAIFVGVTLLEPRHVKDDRSADDILKGRGRTRIEPEEFLVLEFANKARLNVPAIQIDQVQKYVGGFKGKPPLSTLGGQKWSAQKQKVFESVRDLAAELLRVRAARESLPGIRYPADTTWQKEFEAEFPYQETEDQLAALSEIKRDQTSERPMDRLLCGDVGFGKTELAIRAAFKVVESGRQVAVLVPTTVLAEQHERTFRDRFASYPFRVESISRFKTGKEINNVLKELKQGRIDIIIGTHRLLSKDVRFADLGLVVIDEEQRFGVEHKEQLLTFRMTADVLTLSATPIPRTLHMSLLGLRDISSLATAPTDRQSVVTEVIPWNAVRLKQAVARELARDGQVFYLHNRVHDIQSAADEVQKLAPDARIVVGHGQMSPRELEQVMLRFIRHDADILVSTTIIESGIDIPNANTICIADADRFGLADLHQLRGRVGRSRHRAYCYLLLPLTRTVQDKAKRRLKAMEEYHMLGAGFKIAMRDLEIRGAGNLLGAEQSGHIAVVGYDMYCKLLEEAVNQLEHRDELKPQRTQIEIGLTGSIPRSYINAQARRLEAYRRIAQASNQTQVEKVRSELESAYGKPPKSTQRLLDLAELRVLSAAVGILSMVLRGPDVLIKATDARRAADALGGIEGTVRVVESERRGKEAEEDRRTMDIYIRLPQQYLEVETLARVLTRRFASAVQRSGSVEDRSVPLPNVEKPRLNVNGQ from the coding sequence ATGGAAGGACAGACAACAGCCAGCGCGAGCCTGATCGGCCTGCTGCAGCGGGTCGATGCTGCGCGCTCATGCGCCGACGCACTTAAGCAGGGTACACGAACCATCGCGATGGGTGCTGCGGGTTCGTCCACGCATTTTCTAGCGGGAGCGGTCGCGACGGAAACACGGCAGCCCGTTGTGCTCGTTGTTGCGCACGGGAACGATGCAGAGATCGCGGTCGATGAACTGGAACAAGCCGGTGTTCGCGCGATCCACTATCCTGCGCTGGAAGTGCTGCCCGGCGAGTCGAATGTGAGTATGGACCTGCTGCTCGCGCGCTTCGATGCGTCGACAGCGGTGCGACATCTGCGCGATCAGCTCAACAATGGGCAGCAACCCTCGCAGCCGACCGTCGTCGTGTGTGCCGTGCAGGGGTTGATGCAGCCGATCCCTGAGATGGGTGTCAGCGAGAGGTTCATGCGCACCGTTGCGCGCGGGCAAGACCTTCCCATGCAGCAGCTGATCCAGTGGCTCGCTGACGCGGGGTATCGCAGGCTCGAAGCGATCGAGGAGCCTGGCGACTTTGCGGTGCGCGGCGGAATCGTCGACATCTTTGGACCGGCGGGGCGTGATGCGATCCGTCTGGATTTCTTCGGCGATGAACTCGACTCCATCACCGAACTTGATACAGAAACACTTGCTGCCGGCGCAAAGATTGAGCAGGTCGATCTCGTGTGCGCAGAGCCTGACGAGGCAGTCGAGCACACGACTGCGTCGAGTATCTCGCTGCTTGATCTGCTCCCCAGAAACACGATCGGCATGATCGCAGAGCCGATGGAAGTGACCGAGCAGGCGCGCGGATACTTCGAGCGCGTCATCGATGGCAAGGGGATCTTCGGTCCGCCAGCAGTTTTCAAGAAACTGAACGCAACGTGCAGCGCGATCGCAGAGGTGTGCAGCTTTGCACCTGTTGCGACCGCTGCGGACGTGCGTGTTGAGCTGCCTGTCGAACCGCTGCCAGAGTTTGATCGCGAAATTGGAAGCGCGATGCAGATGCTTGCGCGAGAGTCGACTGTATCTCGCGTGATGGTGTTCTGCCAGACACCGGGCGAACTGCAACGGTTTGGTGAACTCCTCGCTGAGCATGCGCCTGACTATGCAAACGACATTGAGTCGATGCTTGCGTTCGTACATCGGGGGTTCAGGCTTGTTGGTGACGACGACACCGAGCGTGCAATGGTGGTGCCGTACCACGAGCTTGTGCATCGGTTTGGTGTTCGTCGCAAGGCAACGAATCTTCGAAAATCCCGCGCGATGGATACGTTCCTCGACTTTGCGCCCGGTGATGTCGTTGTGCACGCGGAGCACGGGATCGCGATATTCGTTGGCGTGACGCTGCTTGAACCCCGCCACGTCAAGGACGACAGGTCAGCAGACGACATTCTCAAGGGCAGGGGCAGAACGCGCATAGAGCCGGAAGAGTTTCTGGTGCTGGAGTTCGCAAACAAGGCTCGACTCAACGTGCCAGCGATCCAGATCGATCAGGTGCAGAAGTACGTCGGCGGATTCAAGGGTAAGCCGCCGCTCTCGACACTCGGCGGGCAGAAATGGTCCGCTCAGAAGCAGAAGGTTTTCGAGAGTGTGCGTGATCTTGCTGCTGAACTCCTCCGCGTGCGCGCAGCACGCGAGAGCCTTCCCGGCATCAGGTATCCGGCCGACACGACGTGGCAGAAGGAGTTCGAGGCGGAGTTTCCATATCAGGAAACCGAGGATCAACTTGCCGCGCTGTCCGAGATCAAGCGCGACCAGACGAGCGAGCGTCCGATGGATCGTCTGCTCTGTGGCGACGTTGGCTTTGGAAAAACAGAACTCGCGATCCGCGCCGCGTTCAAGGTTGTCGAGTCCGGCAGGCAGGTTGCCGTGCTCGTGCCGACAACTGTGCTCGCCGAGCAGCACGAACGCACATTCCGAGACAGATTCGCGAGCTATCCGTTCCGCGTCGAGTCAATCTCTCGGTTCAAGACCGGCAAGGAGATCAACAACGTTCTGAAAGAACTCAAGCAGGGACGCATCGACATCATCATCGGTACGCATCGTTTGCTCTCAAAGGATGTGAGGTTCGCGGATCTCGGGTTGGTGGTTATCGACGAGGAGCAGCGTTTCGGCGTCGAGCACAAAGAGCAACTGCTGACATTTCGGATGACCGCAGATGTGCTGACACTCAGCGCCACGCCGATCCCGCGCACGCTGCACATGTCATTGCTCGGATTGCGCGATATATCGAGTCTTGCGACAGCACCAACAGATCGCCAGTCGGTTGTAACAGAGGTTATCCCGTGGAATGCGGTGCGGCTGAAACAGGCAGTTGCTCGCGAGCTTGCGCGCGACGGACAGGTGTTTTACCTGCACAACCGCGTGCACGACATCCAAAGCGCAGCAGATGAGGTGCAGAAACTTGCACCTGATGCGAGGATTGTTGTCGGGCACGGACAGATGAGTCCCCGCGAGCTTGAGCAGGTGATGCTGAGATTCATCCGCCACGACGCGGACATCCTCGTGTCGACCACGATCATTGAGTCTGGCATCGATATTCCCAACGCGAACACGATCTGCATCGCTGATGCGGACCGGTTTGGGCTCGCCGATCTGCACCAGCTTCGCGGGCGCGTGGGGCGTTCCCGCCATCGCGCGTACTGCTATTTGCTGCTCCCATTGACGCGCACGGTGCAGGACAAGGCAAAGCGCAGGCTCAAAGCGATGGAGGAGTACCACATGCTCGGTGCGGGGTTCAAGATTGCGATGCGCGATCTCGAAATCCGCGGCGCGGGCAATCTGCTCGGTGCGGAGCAGTCTGGCCATATCGCCGTCGTCGGATACGACATGTACTGCAAGCTGCTTGAAGAGGCGGTCAATCAGCTTGAGCATCGCGACGAACTGAAGCCGCAACGAACACAGATCGAGATCGGCCTCACTGGATCAATCCCGAGGTCGTATATCAACGCGCAGGCGCGCCGGCTCGAAGCCTACCGGCGCATTGCGCAAGCGTCGAATCAGACCCAGGTTGAGAAGGTTCGCAGCGAGCTTGAAAGTGCCTACGGCAAGCCGCCGAAATCAACGCAGCGACTCCTCGATCTTGCCGAGCTGCGCGTGCTGAGCGCTGCAGTTGGGATTCTGTCCATGGTGCTTCGTGGACCGGATGTGCTGATCAAGGCAACAGATGCTCGACGTGCAGCAGATGCGCTCGGAGGTATCGAGGGAACTGTTCGTGTCGTGGAGAGTGAACGCCGCGGCAAAGAGGCTGAGGAAGATCGACGGACGATGGACATTTACATCCGACTACCTCAGCAATACCTTGAGGTTGAGACGCTTGCTCGTGTGCTGACACGTCGGTTTGCTTCGGCAGTTCAACGTTCGGGTTCTGTTGAGGATCGCTCTGTGCCCCTGCCGAATGTGGAGAAACCAAGGCTCAATGTCAACGGACAGTAA
- the phoU gene encoding phosphate signaling complex protein PhoU, which produces MNDIEHHPSRYTFDQRLATLKRRLVLEAGQAIKMLEDALSALFISDREAAMAVRKADDVIDEEEVQIELECFRLLAMEQPVARDFRAVTFVLKANADIERVADHASSIAKICRKIQSDHNPVWPTALKELGVRVPLQCHDALRAIQMEDTALAEGVISTDDVIDELEKQLFEETVDMMRTEDNTEALGMQINRIGRELERAADLMTDIARDIIYLNTGHIVRHSRRTS; this is translated from the coding sequence ATGAATGACATCGAACATCATCCGAGTCGGTACACCTTCGATCAGCGCCTGGCCACGTTGAAGCGTCGTCTGGTGCTCGAAGCCGGGCAAGCGATCAAAATGCTCGAGGATGCACTCTCAGCGCTGTTTATCTCTGATCGTGAAGCTGCGATGGCTGTGCGCAAAGCTGACGATGTGATCGACGAGGAAGAGGTGCAGATTGAGCTCGAGTGTTTTCGTCTGCTCGCGATGGAGCAGCCGGTCGCACGTGATTTCCGTGCGGTGACCTTTGTGCTCAAAGCCAATGCCGATATAGAGCGCGTTGCCGATCACGCATCATCAATCGCAAAGATCTGCCGGAAAATCCAGAGTGATCATAATCCAGTATGGCCGACCGCATTAAAGGAACTCGGTGTTCGTGTGCCGTTGCAGTGCCATGATGCGCTCCGTGCGATCCAGATGGAGGATACTGCTCTTGCTGAGGGTGTCATCAGTACCGATGATGTCATTGACGAGCTTGAAAAGCAACTTTTCGAAGAGACGGTCGACATGATGCGCACCGAGGACAACACCGAGGCGCTGGGCATGCAGATCAACCGCATTGGCCGCGAGCTTGAGCGGGCTGCAGATCTGATGACCGATATTGCTCGAGACATTATCTATCTGAACACCGGGCACATTGTTCGGCACAGCCGCAGAACGTCGTAA
- a CDS encoding adenylyltransferase/cytidyltransferase family protein, giving the protein MPQGGTSTYPTLAQQSVLTIGTFDGVHLGHVELLKVAKAKADRTGSKTGQTVRTVALAFDPHPGATLAPGNEPARLTTFQHRSSLLRKAGADEVVQLKPTPALLSLTPVEFVHRILLPYNPVYIVEGSDFHFGKGRAGNVDVLKDLGMSQPPSSQFDVEVVPPVPTVLNDHTIVRASSTIARWLLTNGRVDDAARVLGRWHEVEGIVEKGDQRGRTIGFPTANITTTCMVPADGVYAAIAQIPQPGQTALDDANQRFVAAAVSIGHKPTFGNSSFAVEAHILDDRNQHGTSQIIAALPPYGWNMRLRFVAWVREQIRYDSLDPLLEQMQRDCTNIQQTLDAHAHIASV; this is encoded by the coding sequence ATGCCACAAGGCGGTACATCCACATATCCCACACTGGCACAGCAGTCTGTGCTGACCATTGGCACGTTCGATGGCGTACACCTCGGCCACGTTGAACTGCTGAAAGTTGCCAAAGCGAAAGCAGACAGAACTGGATCAAAGACTGGACAAACCGTCCGGACTGTTGCCCTCGCGTTCGACCCCCATCCAGGTGCAACACTCGCCCCAGGTAACGAACCAGCTCGCTTGACCACGTTCCAGCACAGATCCTCCCTGCTACGCAAAGCCGGCGCAGATGAAGTCGTGCAACTCAAACCGACACCTGCCCTGCTCTCGCTCACGCCGGTCGAGTTTGTTCACAGGATTCTCCTCCCCTACAACCCCGTCTACATTGTCGAAGGATCGGACTTTCACTTCGGCAAAGGTCGCGCAGGAAACGTCGACGTGCTGAAAGATCTTGGCATGAGCCAGCCGCCATCGTCGCAGTTTGATGTCGAGGTCGTGCCACCCGTCCCCACAGTCTTAAACGACCACACAATCGTGCGAGCATCAAGTACCATCGCCCGCTGGCTGCTTACCAATGGTCGTGTTGATGATGCAGCGCGTGTGCTGGGTCGCTGGCACGAAGTTGAGGGTATCGTCGAGAAGGGTGATCAGCGAGGCAGAACCATCGGGTTCCCCACTGCGAATATCACAACAACATGCATGGTGCCCGCCGACGGAGTCTACGCAGCGATTGCGCAGATACCGCAGCCGGGGCAGACAGCACTCGACGATGCGAATCAGCGATTCGTCGCAGCGGCTGTCAGCATCGGACACAAACCAACCTTTGGCAACAGTTCGTTCGCGGTCGAGGCACACATCCTCGACGATCGAAACCAGCACGGAACATCGCAGATCATCGCTGCTCTGCCGCCCTATGGCTGGAACATGCGCCTGCGGTTCGTTGCGTGGGTGCGCGAGCAGATCAGATATGACTCGCTTGATCCCTTGCTCGAACAGATGCAACGCGACTGCACCAACATCCAGCAAACACTGGATGCACACGCTCATATTGCATCGGTGTAA